From Prochlorococcus sp. MIT 1223, the proteins below share one genomic window:
- the gmk gene encoding guanylate kinase: MNSFSKLTLITGPSGVGKGTLVKKLLERNKDLCLSVSATTRLPREGERDGKDYYFLEREEFKALIQENGFLEWAEFAGNLYGTPIEQLRQKLEKGLKVLLEIELEGARQVRARCPEALQIFISPPSFNDLEKRIRGRGTETEDSIKKRLLRANEELKAKVEFDAEVLNDDINVAVIKLEKLIKFR, translated from the coding sequence ATGAATTCTTTCAGCAAGCTCACTTTGATTACAGGACCAAGTGGCGTTGGAAAGGGCACCTTAGTAAAAAAACTTTTAGAGCGTAATAAAGATCTTTGCCTTTCTGTCTCAGCAACTACTCGTTTACCAAGAGAAGGAGAAAGAGATGGGAAAGACTATTATTTTTTGGAGCGAGAGGAATTTAAAGCTCTTATTCAGGAAAATGGGTTTCTTGAATGGGCTGAGTTTGCAGGTAATCTTTATGGGACACCTATAGAACAACTTCGTCAGAAATTAGAAAAGGGATTAAAAGTACTTCTTGAGATAGAGCTTGAAGGAGCCAGACAAGTAAGAGCAAGATGCCCAGAGGCGTTACAGATTTTTATTTCTCCTCCTAGTTTTAATGATTTAGAAAAACGTATTCGAGGCAGAGGGACTGAAACTGAGGACTCAATTAAAAAGCGACTTCTAAGAGCTAATGAAGAGCTAAAAGCCAAAGTTGAATTTGATGCTGAAGTGTTAAATGATGATATAAATGTTGCTGTGATTAAATTGGAAAAATTGATAAAATTTAGATGA
- the petA gene encoding cytochrome f, whose protein sequence is MRRSITILLSSFLIGIAVFIAPSATFAYPFWAQQNYENPREATGKIVCANCHLANMKTQAEVPQAVAADSVFKAVVKIPYKNGTEEIGADGSKVPLQVGAVVMLPDGFKLAPQDRWTEEIKEETQGVYFSEYSEEKDNIILVGPLPGDQNKEIVFPVLSPNPKTNKNIHFGKYAIHVGGNRGRGQVYPTGDKSNNNVYNSGNSGEIISIEPSDDGSQVIAINTNGGEVKTENIPAGPTLIVSVGDQIEEGEPLTENPNVGGFGQVDTEIVLQSYARVIGLVVFFAGVALSQIMLVLKKKQVEKVQAAEGI, encoded by the coding sequence ATGCGACGCTCAATAACAATCCTTCTAAGTTCATTTCTGATAGGAATAGCAGTATTCATAGCACCTTCTGCAACTTTTGCTTACCCCTTTTGGGCTCAGCAAAACTATGAAAATCCACGAGAAGCTACTGGCAAAATTGTTTGTGCAAATTGCCATCTCGCGAATATGAAGACTCAGGCTGAAGTACCTCAAGCAGTTGCGGCAGATAGTGTTTTCAAAGCAGTAGTTAAGATTCCTTATAAGAATGGAACCGAAGAAATTGGAGCTGATGGCTCAAAAGTTCCATTGCAAGTAGGTGCAGTCGTAATGCTTCCTGATGGATTTAAACTTGCACCACAAGACCGTTGGACTGAAGAAATAAAAGAAGAAACTCAAGGCGTCTATTTCAGTGAGTACAGCGAAGAGAAAGACAACATTATTCTTGTCGGACCATTGCCAGGAGATCAAAATAAAGAAATAGTATTTCCTGTACTATCTCCCAACCCAAAAACAAATAAAAATATTCACTTTGGAAAATATGCAATTCATGTAGGAGGGAATAGAGGTAGAGGCCAGGTTTATCCAACTGGAGACAAAAGCAATAACAATGTTTATAACAGCGGAAATTCTGGAGAAATAATATCAATAGAACCTTCAGACGATGGATCTCAAGTTATTGCTATTAACACTAATGGAGGAGAAGTTAAAACGGAAAACATACCTGCAGGACCAACTCTGATAGTTAGTGTTGGAGATCAAATTGAGGAAGGCGAACCTCTAACTGAAAATCCAAATGTTGGAGGATTTGGACAAGTAGATACTGAAATAGTTTTACAAAGTTATGCACGAGTTATTGGACTAGTAGTATTCTTCGCAGGTGTTGCTCTATCACAAATAATGCTAGTTCTAAAGAAAAAGCAAGTAGAAAAAGTTCAAGCAGCAGAGGGTATTTAG
- the psaJ gene encoding photosystem I reaction center subunit IX: MLKIFYTKWFRSAPVVAAIWIFITASIIVEFNRFVPDLLFHPI; this comes from the coding sequence ATGCTCAAAATCTTCTATACAAAATGGTTCAGATCAGCTCCTGTAGTTGCTGCAATCTGGATTTTCATAACAGCAAGTATCATTGTTGAATTCAATAGATTTGTTCCAGACCTTCTTTTTCACCCAATATAA
- the petC gene encoding cytochrome b6-f complex iron-sulfur subunit, which translates to MTQMTASDVPSMGRRQFMNLLTFGTVTGVALGALYPVANYFTPLRAGGGGGGSSAKDELGNAVTASGWLSNHAVGDRSLVQGLKGDPTYLIVEGPEAITDYGINAICTHLGCVVPWNNGENKFKCPCHGSQYDSTGKVVRGPAPLSLALAHVSIEDDNVLVSQWTETDFRTGNQPWWG; encoded by the coding sequence ATGACACAAATGACCGCCTCAGATGTGCCCTCAATGGGCAGGAGGCAGTTCATGAACCTACTTACCTTTGGGACAGTGACTGGTGTTGCGCTAGGCGCTTTGTACCCAGTTGCTAATTACTTCACGCCTTTAAGAGCGGGAGGAGGTGGTGGAGGAAGTTCTGCAAAGGATGAATTAGGCAATGCTGTAACAGCAAGTGGCTGGTTATCCAATCATGCAGTAGGAGATCGAAGCCTTGTTCAAGGCTTAAAAGGCGATCCCACTTATTTAATTGTTGAAGGTCCAGAGGCAATTACCGACTATGGCATTAATGCAATTTGCACACACTTAGGGTGCGTGGTGCCCTGGAACAATGGAGAAAATAAATTCAAATGTCCATGCCATGGAAGTCAATATGATTCAACTGGCAAAGTAGTAAGAGGGCCAGCGCCGCTATCTCTAGCTCTTGCTCACGTTTCAATTGAAGATGACAATGTACTGGTAAGTCAGTGGACTGAGACAGACTTCCGAACAGGCAATCAACCCTGGTGGGGGTGA
- a CDS encoding NFACT family protein has product MKRTSLQIMDVTSLKAVIADLSKKIIPSRFEKAQQSDPNTIQLGLRTLKGLIWIEISWDVEAPRFVEVIPQSKIGSKATLANQIHHGLKGLALLEIKQQGFERIIHFSLGLRPGGDIKKTLVIELMGRHSNLFLLDQSNKVITLGRQVRDHQSRLRPISTGDTYVPPPPLKGLPPNKEESFRSWKERLSLLPINFKRALQETYQGISPSLALQLINEDKEIAKEFIELKVDEIKMETWLFIYGRWIDWLNSISQNKPIIYFSGPTDYKNWTTKKNKVSHINVGLRLGEYYNYKINQRKSNQLKANLEAKLSKVKKEQESALFNQESLLKESCNHQFIKEKADRILCLESPKRSEIEEAQKLYKKVKKLKRSTSIIKGRIELTKQRITEIEESITMLENVFLIESGEESEKLNRLIDLKHELEEYIIKSKNNSYTNNTKKEKLSHHLEIFSPDGLTIQIGRNHRQNEFISIKKARKGDLWFHAQECPGSHIVLKASIKSSSESDIQLAADYAALFSRAKKNKFVSVVMAPIESLQRIQGTVPGTVRYRESSVIWGKTERALKHMATGASRDGLSSD; this is encoded by the coding sequence ATGAAAAGAACTTCATTGCAAATAATGGATGTAACAAGCCTAAAGGCTGTAATTGCAGATCTAAGTAAAAAAATAATTCCTAGTCGTTTCGAAAAAGCACAACAATCAGACCCTAATACTATTCAGCTTGGATTAAGAACTTTAAAAGGACTTATATGGATTGAAATAAGTTGGGATGTTGAAGCTCCAAGATTTGTGGAAGTTATTCCTCAATCAAAGATTGGCTCAAAGGCAACTCTTGCAAATCAAATACATCATGGGCTGAAAGGTTTGGCATTACTGGAAATTAAACAACAAGGTTTTGAACGAATAATTCATTTTTCATTAGGCCTTCGTCCAGGGGGAGATATAAAAAAAACGCTGGTAATTGAATTAATGGGAAGGCATAGCAATTTATTTTTATTAGATCAAAGCAATAAAGTTATAACTCTTGGACGGCAAGTTAGAGATCATCAATCACGATTAAGGCCTATTAGCACGGGTGATACCTATGTACCTCCTCCTCCTTTAAAAGGTCTGCCTCCGAACAAAGAAGAGTCATTTAGAAGCTGGAAAGAAAGGCTTTCTTTATTACCTATTAATTTCAAAAGAGCGTTACAAGAAACTTATCAAGGGATTAGTCCTTCTTTAGCTCTCCAATTAATAAATGAAGATAAAGAAATAGCAAAAGAATTTATTGAACTTAAAGTCGACGAAATAAAAATGGAGACATGGTTATTTATATACGGCAGGTGGATTGATTGGCTGAATAGTATTTCGCAAAATAAACCAATTATTTATTTCTCAGGTCCTACAGACTATAAGAACTGGACAACAAAAAAAAATAAAGTTTCTCATATAAACGTCGGCCTAAGATTAGGTGAATACTATAATTATAAAATCAATCAAAGAAAAAGTAATCAGTTAAAAGCAAATCTGGAGGCGAAGCTTTCTAAGGTTAAAAAAGAACAGGAGTCAGCATTGTTCAATCAAGAAAGTCTTCTTAAAGAAAGCTGTAACCATCAATTTATAAAAGAAAAAGCTGATAGAATACTTTGTCTAGAGTCTCCTAAGAGAAGTGAAATTGAAGAAGCTCAGAAACTATATAAGAAGGTAAAGAAACTTAAGCGATCAACTTCCATAATAAAAGGAAGAATCGAATTAACTAAACAAAGAATTACTGAAATAGAAGAGAGTATCACTATGCTGGAAAATGTATTTTTGATAGAATCAGGAGAAGAGAGTGAGAAACTAAATAGGCTTATTGATTTAAAACATGAGTTAGAAGAATATATTATTAAATCAAAGAATAATAGTTATACAAATAACACTAAAAAAGAAAAATTATCACATCATCTTGAAATATTTAGCCCAGATGGCCTAACAATCCAAATTGGTCGAAACCATAGACAGAATGAATTTATCAGTATCAAGAAAGCACGCAAAGGAGATCTATGGTTTCATGCCCAAGAATGCCCTGGCAGTCATATTGTTCTGAAAGCTTCCATAAAATCTTCAAGCGAATCGGATATTCAGCTCGCAGCTGATTATGCAGCTTTATTTAGTCGAGCAAAAAAAAATAAATTCGTTTCTGTTGTGATGGCGCCTATTGAAAGTCTTCAAAGAATTCAAGGGACAGTCCCTGGAACGGTTCGCTATAGAGAAAGTTCGGTTATATGGGGTAAAACAGAAAGAGCCTTGAAACATATGGCAACAGGAGCTAGTCGCGATGGCTTATCATCTGACTAA
- the tatC gene encoding twin-arginine translocase subunit TatC, whose translation MNEEISKEEDLKMTFTDHLQELRERVIKSFIAIIVGAFISLLFIKPIIKLLERPAKSIHFLQLSPGEFLFSSIKVAGYSGLLIALPFIIYQILRFIFPGLTKNEKRLIGPAVMGSAILFLAGISFGLWVLIPAALKFLVSYGAEIVEPLWSIERYLDFVFLIMLSAGLAFQIPVLQLILGTLGIVQSKKMLSSWRWVVMGSALAGAVLTPSTDPVTMLLLAAAISALFLFGVGMVAFTEKFKGQTPPIFRPPSTAE comes from the coding sequence ATGAATGAAGAAATTTCAAAAGAAGAAGACTTGAAAATGACCTTTACAGATCATTTACAAGAACTTCGAGAAAGAGTTATAAAAAGTTTTATCGCAATAATTGTAGGCGCATTCATTAGCTTGTTATTTATTAAACCTATTATCAAATTGTTAGAGAGACCAGCGAAATCAATCCATTTTCTACAATTATCTCCCGGCGAATTCTTATTTTCCTCGATAAAAGTTGCTGGGTATTCAGGCCTATTAATTGCACTTCCTTTTATTATTTACCAAATTCTTAGATTTATATTCCCTGGGTTAACTAAAAATGAAAAACGTTTAATCGGTCCAGCTGTTATGGGTTCAGCAATATTGTTTTTGGCGGGAATTTCATTTGGTCTATGGGTGCTAATCCCCGCCGCCTTGAAGTTTCTAGTGTCTTATGGAGCAGAAATTGTTGAACCTCTTTGGTCGATTGAGCGTTATTTAGATTTTGTCTTTTTAATCATGCTTAGCGCAGGATTAGCATTCCAGATTCCAGTACTCCAACTCATATTAGGAACTTTAGGAATTGTTCAATCAAAAAAAATGCTCTCAAGTTGGCGCTGGGTTGTAATGGGCTCAGCCCTTGCTGGAGCTGTCCTTACACCTTCAACTGATCCAGTCACAATGCTTTTACTGGCAGCAGCAATAAGTGCCTTATTTTTGTTCGGTGTAGGGATGGTTGCATTTACAGAAAAGTTCAAAGGACAAACTCCTCCAATCTTTCGTCCCCCTTCAACTGCAGAGTAA
- a CDS encoding Photosystem I reaction center subunit III, which translates to MGRLLGILLSALIFVGFVPTANAAKGATLNKDRPSTEFTTSALTPCSENERFQARASAATTPKDIARFARYSKASCGEDGLPHLLIGPPIEPFGALLNRGHEGDLLIPGVMFIYIAGIIGWSGREYLRYAKTQKNAAEYEIIIDTKIAWECIKKGAAWPLHANREGKNGDLRESDKNVSLNGPR; encoded by the coding sequence ATAGGTCGCCTTCTGGGCATTCTCCTATCAGCCTTAATCTTTGTAGGTTTTGTTCCAACAGCAAATGCTGCCAAAGGAGCCACTCTAAATAAAGATAGGCCTTCAACTGAATTCACTACTTCAGCATTAACTCCTTGCTCTGAAAATGAACGTTTCCAAGCGAGAGCAAGTGCCGCAACAACCCCCAAAGACATTGCAAGATTTGCTCGATATAGCAAAGCTTCCTGTGGAGAGGATGGACTTCCTCACCTACTAATAGGACCACCGATTGAACCTTTTGGGGCATTGCTTAACAGAGGTCATGAAGGAGACTTATTAATTCCTGGGGTAATGTTTATCTATATAGCTGGCATTATTGGATGGTCTGGAAGAGAGTATTTAAGATATGCAAAGACTCAAAAGAATGCAGCGGAATACGAAATTATTATTGATACAAAAATAGCTTGGGAATGCATCAAGAAAGGAGCCGCATGGCCATTACATGCAAATAGAGAAGGCAAGAATGGGGACCTTAGAGAAAGTGACAAAAACGTATCTCTCAATGGGCCTAGATAA
- a CDS encoding DUF3067 family protein encodes MLDNQIPLTAEEVINCFRNRWGVTYDIQLMVRNNYLYFQIMWGYLEQQSFPLNEEDFNVHINEILEIVNRTGQAEVVRVWMNKVGAKPRIGRALTLQLKGDERLEEFVL; translated from the coding sequence TTGTTAGATAATCAAATCCCTTTGACAGCAGAGGAAGTAATTAATTGCTTCCGAAATAGGTGGGGTGTTACCTATGACATTCAGCTAATGGTCCGAAACAATTACCTTTATTTTCAGATAATGTGGGGATATTTAGAGCAGCAGTCTTTCCCCCTGAATGAGGAAGATTTTAATGTTCATATAAATGAAATTTTGGAAATTGTTAATCGAACCGGTCAGGCTGAAGTGGTTAGAGTTTGGATGAACAAGGTAGGAGCAAAACCGAGAATAGGAAGAGCTCTTACTCTGCAGTTGAAGGGGGACGAAAGATTGGAGGAGTTTGTCCTTTGA